The Triticum urartu cultivar G1812 chromosome 5, Tu2.1, whole genome shotgun sequence genome contains the following window.
GTGGCGCTGTGCCATGAGCAACGCTTGTTGCCGACTCCGGGCTTTCTGCCTTAATGAAGCAACCTTGTTGAAACCCACAAGCTTGTAGGAGCAATGACAATGAAGTCGTTGATGTAGACCAGATGACACCGACGATCGCGACAACAAATTTCATACTATTCCCGACCGACAGTCACTCGCTATTCAGGTGCTTTCCCAACAAACAAGAAGTTTTCTCAAGCCACGGGCGGTCGGCAATACTGACTTTTCCCAACACATGTCCCCAAGAAGAGCGACAcgggggttgggggggggggggggggggggggggggggaggataTCCGTCTCTCCAGAGCACCTTGCGGCGCCACCTGGGGCAACTCGGGTTTTCGGTAGCTGTACGCTTAGCTCATCCGGTTGTGGCCTGACTACGAGATATGCGCGGTTCCAATCGGGGTAATGACACGCCAGGAGGTCCTGCTGGACTAGTTTTATCTGAGGCGAAGGGGTTGTACACCGGACTCCTACGATGCTTCGGGCTATCCCTAATCCCTATGTTGAGGTTTTCAATGTAGGCATTGTGATAATTTTATAATTGGACGAGTTGGAGCACCCCTGCTATTTACTGGCACACAAAATCCCTTTACTCCAGCAGGCCTGTAGTAGAGCAACGCGGCTCAGAGCCAGCAGCGTGAATGTTCCTTTTTTTTCTATGAAGGTTTTTCCTTAGGgttgattttttttcttctgaatATAAAACATGAATGGCAGGCTCGTATGAATGTTGTTTCTTTCGGAACAGAAAACGTGAATGGTAACCCGCAAAGAAAATATATTAATGCTGAGATCAACACGAGTACATTGAAGCCAACTGGATCTCATTCCATAAAGTCCACATACAGGAGGGCAGTTTTTATTATGGTGACTAATTTCAAACTTTGAATTGCTAGAATGAACAGAAACAGGTTCGCTTTCTTCCTTCGGTTTACATATTTTCTATCTTCAGTTAACCCGAGTGTCTTTCCAGATGTTAACACGTAAAGAAAATGCACGCGCCCCACAGGAAATGAACTCGAGTGTGGAACAACGCGCGAGCACCGACTTAGAACATACAAGGAGAATCAAAGATGAGATACCATTAGCTAGCTCTTCTATGACGATAGATAGTTACTCCTAGATACAACTTCACACGACCAATCAAACACAAACACAACCATCACAAACACTGACTTTTAGCTACGGACAAACTCCAACGTCTCCCACTGTACTCCTCCAGCAGCTCGCACACACACCTGGAGACTAAGTACTACTGCGCATATATGTTGCGCCATTCATTTGGAAATACCTAGCTACACGCAGCTACGCAGGCAAAGCTAGCGCGATCCACCATAGACCACTGCCGAGGATGGTCACGTACATGTATGCATGGCCCAGAGTGCCCTAGCTAGCTCGGCCACAACGGTGTACTCAAGGCGTGACACCGCCGGTGCCTCCGCCGCCGTACACGCCTCCGAGCCCGCCAAACGGGGCACCGCCCCCGCGGAAGCCTCCGAAGGGGATACCGCCGGCACCCCTGACGCTGCGCAGGAGACTGACACTCCGCACGCCACCCAAGACGCCGCCGAGCGGGCCCGTGATACCGGTGGAGACGCCGGCTCCGTTGTTGCCGAAGCCCCCGCCGTAGCCACCGCCGACGGCCGGGAGGCCCGGCAGGTTCCCCATGCCTCCCATGCCCACGAACAGGTTCTTCGCGTCCGCTGCGCCCACTCCTCCTGCACCGGCTCCGCTCTCTGTGGCGGCCGGAAGCGAGGCCTGCGCCGCGACGCCAGCTGCAGCAGGCACGGTCCTGGCAGCTGCCACACCGTGTGCCGCCAGCGCGAGGCAGAGCAGGGCAAGGGAGGCTGCAGTGCGAGAGCACTTCCTGTTCCTGGTCATGGCTCCACTCTCTATAGCTAGCCAACTACAAATTTCAGTTTTACTCGCTCTGTCTTGTGCTGTGCGCGTGAGATCGTTGCTATCGGTGCACTTGCGGTGTAGTGGAGCTAGCTGTTTTAATAGGCGGAGGAGAAGTCGAGGAGTAGGACGGAGAGACCGGGGCAGGTGGCGAGGGTGTAACGTGGGGTGCAGTGAATGTTTGGTCAGGAATTGGGAGGATGGGTAAATTTCGGTGGAGGGAGAGATAGGCGAGGCGACGAAACGGGGCGGTGAGAGCATGGTTAATAGAAGCGCCGGCTACTGGCTGTATACGAGCTCCATGGCAGCAGTAGCCTTCATAAAAGAAATCTCGTGCAATAAGACTGGCTCTATACGAGCTGATGGATAGTTAAAGTAATCAATGTTTGCATGCATGCAAAACGCTATTCATTGGACAGTGGGACGCTGGGAATAGAAAACGGCAGCGCTAGCGCTTGCTTCGGGCTGCAAGCAGGCGGAAGTTTCTCGCGTCTTGTGTTGTAGCCGGGCGCTTGACGAAGCGCTCGCTACCTTCTCTCTCCTGTCTTAACTCTCCTCCAGCTCAGAATATTGCTGATGTGACATCCCTTATAGCCTGCTTAGTAGGACTATTGTACTTGCTCTGATAGGTGAGTGAATATGTTGCCcgtgttttctatttattttttgaGCGAATGCCTGTGTTTTGTAAAGGCCGACCTTTTAATTTCTGGAGTTGAGCGCCTTAAAGCTcagttttggaaaaggcccaagACCACGATCCGTTGAAGCTGTCCACAAAAGAGAAAAAGACACCCCGGACCCCGCGTCCTTCCCGCAGGGGCGACTCGGTTGGcgccaaccctagccgccgccgggcccctccccttcccctctaCCTCGTCGCTACCGGAGGGGGTCGCCGGCAAGCTGCGCGGCCGCCGAGGAAGGTGGCGGCGAGGATCTGCCTGCTCCGTCGCGCGCGGGGGGCTCTGGAGCCGAGGCGGCGGCCTCGGGTGGTGGCGCGACGCCGTTCTCAGCCAGCGGCGGCCGCGGGTGCTGGCCGGCTGCCTTGGCCGCTCGGGCGGCAAGGTGGCGGCGGGTGGAGGCTGCTGGACGCCGGGCTGCGGGGGCCCCGTCCGGATCCGACGCCTTCGCCTCCAACGCTTAGATCCCCTTTCAGATCCGGTCTTCAGTTGTCCCTGGCTGATGGCGTCGTGTTTGAAGCTGGGGCTGGGGGCGGTGTAGTGCCCGAAGAAATCCAGGCCGACTCAGCCGGCCACGACGGCGGCGACGCCCGCAGGCGCCGTCCCCTTCATGTAGGCGCCGTTTTGGTACTTCCCTCCCCCTTTTGCCTTTCTCCGCTGCTCGTTTCCGGGCGAAAGCCAAAATCCATCTGGATTGGGCGGCAGCGACGCCCGTGGCGCCGTCTCCTTCATGAAGGTGCCGCCTTTGGTGAGTTTTGGGGCGATGGCGAGTCTGCTCCGTTGGTAGGCGTTCGGCGGCTACGTGGTTGGAGGCTGCGTTTAGGCTTCCTCCATTGCAGCTTTGTTATCCACAGTCTCGCGCCGTGCATTTGCTTCTCCTCGTGTGCAGTTCCTCTCAGTGCCAAGGTTCTCCTTGTTGAGCCCGGCGCTGCATGTTGGCGGTGCTCTGGTTTGGTCTTCCCGGTGGCTTCGGTGGCGGTTAATCATCCTAGCTCTAGGGAGAGCGTTTGCATCTTCCGATGGATCGGCGCCTCGAGCCAGGCGAGGGGGCAGGGAGCCCCTTTCGGAGATGGAGAAGGGTGTATCCGTTTTGGCCGCAGCCCATGGAGCTGACAACGTGTTTCTTCCAATCTGCAAGTTGTGTCTCCTCAAGGCCTCCCTGGTGTCACTGAGCGATGGATTGCGATCGATGGAGGGCTTCACTCTCTTCAAGCTGCTCCTGGGCTTTAGTTTTTCTTCATCTTTGCTTGTAGGTTGCGTGAAGCTAGCTAGCTGTTGCAGAGCACCATGTATCTCTTAGCTGTTTTTTTTCTGCTCCTGTAAGTGGGTTGATGCTGTAATCCTGAccggttgatggctttgttaattcaaagccGGGCTCGTCGTGAGCCTTCGTTCTAAAAAAAGGCCCAAGACCCGATCAATTTTTTTGGCGAAAATGGCAAAATAAATTATGCAAAATCTGCGAGTCCTTGAAGTAAATTACACCATGTTTATTCTGCATCCCTCGGCGTGGCGCTGTGAGCATAGTTTGTTGCCGCCTCCGGGCTTCTGTCTTACCGGAGCAACCATGTTGAAATCCATGAGTTTGTAGAAGCAGTGGCAATGTAGTCGTTGATGTAGGCCAGATGGCACCGCCGACTGCGATTTGGAGAAGCTGGCATCAAGAAGGGCCGCACGATACTCCCAACTCTGGCCGAACCAGGGTCTAGAGGGCAAAAACCACAGAAGTTCCTCAACGGAGCTGTATCCGACCGAGCTTCATCGGACGAAGATGAAATTGGAGATCAAAAATCTGTTGCAACGGCATCCCCTCAGCAGGGCACAACGACCGTGGAAAAACATAATTACGCTAGGCCAAATGCTCGACATCGACACTATCCTCCGACTCGTTGACACTCAACTCAGGAAGACCATCGACATGAGGAAATCCATGGAACCATTATTCACTTCATCATCATTGCCCCAACTACACAAACGATGAAAAATTAGAGAAACCTACATGAAATGAATTAGGCATACAGGCCTAGGGTTCCCCAATCTCCTTACATCATAGCGGCGGAGTGCAAGGGAACTCGCGGAGGCACTAAAGTCTGGGCGTCGCTTCTCTTCCAAAACCTAGAAAAATGATTTGATTTCAATCTACACACCCAGACATGCTAAAGTGCAATTGGTTTGTCCCACTATCATCATTGTTTGACCCGTGATAGAGTTTAGAGAAAGAAGAAAACCAAGGTAATAGGAGGGGGAGGGTGTTTTCTATACGCCTTCCGTAGTGGGTGAAAGCCCATGAACCGCCCATGGGTAGATATTGGGTTGACCCATTACCTTAGGGTCGGGGGTGGAGGAGAGCGAGTGTGTTTTCCCACGCTTGCAGGGGTTTGGCGAGAAAAACAATTTCTTTTATCTTTCCCCTTTCCTTATTTGAATTTCAATTTTATTATAAAATATTAACATATTCTAGACATTTTTCATGACATCTAAAATTTTGCAGACTAATTTTGAAAGGTACTCTTGTATTTTAAAAAATCttcaataaaaataaaagaggTGTTCATTAAATATTTAGAAACCACGACTTTTTAAAAGTTTAAAATTAGTTTGTCTATTTAGAAAAGTGTTCGTACaaaaaaaattaaattcatgCAAATTTGATAAGTTCTTGTACTTAAAAAAATCTTTAATTTTCAAAAGTGTCCACATAGTTGAAAATATGTTCATATTTTTTCGATAGTCATCTGATTTTTAAGAAGTGTTCAAAATTTACAAAATATTCCGGTAATTTTAACTAGTTTTCATGTTTTCAGAAAATTGTTTATGTACTTTTATGAAAAAATTCACACATTTGCAAAATATTCGTGAGTTTGTCAAAAATATTTTATTTCTTTTAGACAAAGATAAAATGATAAATAAGTGGAAGAAAAAAATAACAGAGAACAGAAAAAAATAATGtaaaggaaaaataaataaataaaccatACAAAGAAAGAGAACTGCAAAGAAAATATGTTGGAAGGAAATTGTGACAACCGGAAGAGAAAAATTGAAAAATAAAAGAGGCAACACAAATAATCAGCCATACTTGTAATCACACAGTAAAAACACCCTAAAAATAAAACAGTTAGGCTAAAACTAGTCGCCTGCTCCAGTGCTCCTGCTGGGCCGCCCACTACATGCTTGTGTGGGTGATTATGTACTATTACCTACAGTGAGTGATATATAACATTTAAAAATGTAATGTAAATTATTATTTGGTGCCATGAAAGGCAATATGAATTTGGCAATCCAGTTGGCATTAGTCTGAACCTTAATTAATTGTCTATCACAAATTACGTTACTATTGAAGATGCACATTTTTTTTAGGAACCCAATGCTCACCTTGACCTGAACACAAATTAGCTAGTTGAATCAGAGTTTGAACCATACAACTTTGGTTACCGGGAAATAAAAGGAAGATTAATTTTCCACATTCAGATACAAATACATGTATAGTATTTGAGATAAACAGAAAGAACTAATACTATTTGATAAATCAACACAAGACATACCCTTACATGCGGATTTACCTAATTTAAAACTATAATATCAATTTTCATACCTTGCAATTTCTAGCAATATGTTGTATGTGCCATAAGGGTCATGTGCATGTGTAGCAATGTGCACGTCATGTACGCTATAATATGACATTATTAAAGATAATGCTGGGAACAGGTACATAATCTCTAAGAAATTGGCTCAAAGTTGATATGAATGTTCTCACTAAACAATATCTTTCCATGAATACCAATAATTACCAACCATCCATCAAATGATTTTGAAGTAGCTAAGGAGGTGGTTGATGAGGCATATGAATGCCCACATTGGCAATCATACATGCTAGGTATGTATAGGTTGATCATGTGAATAGGATGAACCATCGAGCTTTCAATATTCTTAGCCAAGTCAATTGATCCTCTAGTGAACGAGGATCAATCTCCGATCACTTTTAGATTGCCAGTGGGTCTCATGGGATTATGTGGTATTGGGAATTACACTCAACCTTCATATGAGACGCTGAGCTTCAGCAATAAAGGTCACCTCCTGATATACGAAAGACTTTTACATGAGTGAGTGTGAAAATTACATGACTATTGCACGGGCCAAGGATTAACTTGACCTACGAATGCACACTTTGCTAGTTAATTGGATCGGAGCCTTAATAACTCGACTTAGATTTCGACATATAGGAAGAATAATTTTACAAAGTAAGGTAAAAAAGACATGTATGCATTGAGAAATGAATCACCAACTTCAGCCACTGTGAGATTGTAGTGAATCGTGGCGAGTTTCGAACTTAAGAGCTAATTCACATAATTAAAGTTGCTAATTTAAATTATTCTTCTCTATTATGAAATGTTTTTTTACTACACATGATCCCTCATGCTGCACACTCAACACGTCATCATGTTGTAGTATGAAAGATGGTATGACTTTGTATGTTTTGGTCAAAGCCCAACTTCAGTGGACCTAAAACTCTTCTTGTGGAGTAATTGCAGAGATAACCTGTGTCATATTGGTTTGCGGTTGCTACCAAGACAATCTCTGTATGCCCATAAAAAAATCTTGCGATGCTAATCCATGAAAGCCTATACGAGAAATGTGAAAGAACTCGACTATCGAATGAGGGCGGCCCATGAAAATGCCTCAGTTGCTTACTCACGCCATTGTCCAACATGTTAGATGGAAGACCAGTTTACCAAATTCGAAAGCTTTCTCTACTCTTATTTAACCACGAGTAACCTACATTTAAAATCTCATTTTCCTGGCAATTTGAAAACATGTATCACAAAAATCTTATGATGTCATTTTCAACTAAATGTAATAAATATTATAGTATATAGAGTTCCTCCTTTTAGCCCTAATAAACTTGGCATATTTTACCTTGAATAGTCAAAAAATTGAAGGCTTAGTCAAATTTCATAATGTTTGGTCATTATACAATGGTTTTCATAATGTCACTTTgattgcatttagatggcatcACAACTTGTTTCCTTTTTTGGGTGACACTGTAGCTAATTATTTTCAAATGAGGGCCATGATATCTACTTAATGTGTGTAGAAGAAATATGGCGCACACAAAAATAGAGTAGTTAATACTAGCAACAAATCAATTATCCGCCGGCTAAAAGAACATCATCTACGTCATGCAAATTAGTGCTCACGTTGCGCTTGCAATGGACATTGCTTCGTGGAAATAGACTGAGGATGGGCTGTCAATCAATGGTGAATGATACGTACATAGAACGCCGACTGAGTCATGCTTGTCTGATTATGCTGCACTTTTACTCTTTACAGGAAAGAGATATAAAAAGTTAAAAAAAGAACATTAAGAAATAGTaaaactaagctaattatgcctCCTCACAACGATATGGGGTATTAGATAATCCTATAACCCCGCAGCATTCCATTGGGCCTTATACGTGATTAATGGTGCAGAAGGTGACCACCTGTTGCCTTCCCTACGTCCATTACCGTCCAGTTGTAAAGGACGACAGTTTTTGGCTACTTATAATTCAGTTTCTCCCTTTGTGCAGCATCTACGATGGTAAGGCTACAACGGATGGCGAGTGCCATCCAGACATGCTCCACCATTTATTCAAATGTCTTAGTAAATGTTATGTTTTAACAAAAGTTTTTGCACAATGACACTCCAAAGCTTATGTAGATGGCATTGTCATCCGTTTCAGTTTTGCAATTTATACCTAAAGCTCAACAATGCACCACTATCTATATTGAAGTATTGTACTAAATGTTATTTGCTTTTTTATGATATCAAGATATTCCCATATATTTGTATCTCTTTTTATTAATCACCCAataggtgttggaaatatgccctagaggcaataataaaagctttattattatatttctttgttcataataattgtctttattcatgctataattgtgttatccggaaatcgtaatgcatgtgtgaataacagacaccaacatgtccctagtaagcctctagttgactagctcgttgatcaacagatagtcatggtttcctgactatggacattggatgtcattgataacgagatcacatcattaggagaatgatgtgatggacaagacccaatcctaaacatagcacaagatcgtatagttcgtttgctagagttttccaatgtcaagtatcttttccttagaccatgagatcgtgtaactcccggataccgtaggaattctttgggtataccaaacgtcacaacgtaactgggtgactataaaggtaaactacgggtatctccgaaagtgtctgttgggttgacatggatcaagactgggatttgtcactccgtatgacggagaggtatcactgggcccactcagtaatgcatcatcataatgagctcaaagtgaccaagtgtggtcacgggatcatgcattacggtacgagtaaagtgacttgccggtaacgagattgaacgaggtattgggataccgacgatcgaatctcgggcaagtaacatatcgattgacaaagggaattgcatacggggttgattgaatcctcgacatcgtggttcatccgatgagatcatcgtggagcatgtgggagccaacatgggtatccagatcccgctgttggttattgaccggagagtcgtctcggtcatgtctgcttgtctcccgaacccgtagggtctacacacttaaggttcggtgacgctagggttgtgaagatatgtatatgcagtaacccgaatgttgttcggagtcctggatgagatcccggacgtcacgaggagttctggaatggtccggaggtaaagaattatatataggaagtgctgtttcggccatcgggacaagtttcggggtcaccggtattgtaccgggaccaccggaagggtcccgggggtccaccgggtggggccacctatcccggagggccccatgggctgaagtgggagggatcccagcccaaagtgggctggggcgccacccccctagggcccatgcggctagggttgaggggaaaccctagagggggcgccccttgccttggggggcaagcctcccacccttggccgccgcccccccccctagtagatccatctactagggccggcgcccccccccttggcacccctatatatagttgaggagaagGGAGGATTTCATACCTGAgctttggcgcctccctctctccccgttacgtctctccctcgtagtataggcgaagccctgctactgtgacgccctgcatccaccaccacgccgtcgtgctgctggatcttcatcaacttctccttccccttgctggatcaagaaggaggagacgtctcccgtcccgtacgtgtgttgaacgcggaggtgccgtccgttcggcgcttggtcatcggtgatctGGATCACGTCGTgaacgactacatcatcaccgttcctttgaacgcttccgcacgcgatctacaaaggtatgtagatgcatccgatggctcgttgctagttgaactcctagatggatcttggtgaaacgagtaggaaaatttttgttttctgcaacgttccccaacaataggCACTACAACACGTGCCTTTATGTTCTAGTTGATCTTATAGCCCAAGGACCTGAAAGACTAAAACGGGAAACTGAATCCTGGTTAAGAGTTTAAAGGCCTCTCTCTAAACACCACATAGCATGCATCGTACACAATTTGGGGAATATTGTTATCAGAAATGGTTAGGTTAATTCACTAATTATCGGGTTGTCAACTGGTATGATCTGGTATGTGCATCTTTCCCATTGAAGTGGCGTCAGGAACTTATACCTTTTATTTGTGCATAGTAGATTTTAATTGCGATGATATAACAATTCTACGTGTTTCATGTTCATGTTGTTGCTACCCAGGAAGTGGTGGTACAAAATGAAAAGGGAATATAATGATCATGGGCGTAAGATCTAGTGGCAGAGTGTTCTAGTAACTTTTCTAAATTCAACTTCAAATTCAATATAAAGAAGAAACGTGAACAATTTGATTTTCACTATTATTTGTGTACATTCTCATGTTGATTTATTGATAttagattttttttcttcttcagtTTGGTATTTTTTTAACAGAAGTTCCCACTGGTACTATTGCTGGGACTATGCCTTACGTCCTTCTAGTGTATGATCATGCGGCACCATGGCAAGTCATACCGTCGAACCAAGTCAATTCACGTACGTACACAAGTGCGATGCGAAGCGCCACAGCCAAGTACGTGGACGAAGGTCGCATGTGCATCTGACCCAACACCCTCCAGCCAGTACCGCAGTTCATGGCGTAACAACGTACCCGCCTCTGCTGAACAGCGGGACTTTGCCACCGACAAACGTTCCGACGAGGTTGGTAATTCTCCCACTAATACGTTCAAATTCTTGACTGACAGAGCTTGGCACAACATCTTCGGGTGGAGTGACCGGCCATTGTCTAGGGCGGGgaatgaagctctccttaagTCTATCACTCAGGCCATTCCTACTTTCGTCTCCAGCTGTTTTCGCCTTCCGGTTGCCACTTGTGAAAAGTTTAGACAA
Protein-coding sequences here:
- the LOC125506167 gene encoding uncharacterized PE-PGRS family protein PE_PGRS10-like; the protein is MTRNRKCSRTAASLALLCLALAAHGVAAARTVPAAAGVAAQASLPAATESGAGAGGVGAADAKNLFVGMGGMGNLPGLPAVGGGYGGGFGNNGAGVSTGITGPLGGVLGGVRSVSLLRSVRGAGGIPFGGFRGGGAPFGGLGGVYGGGGTGGVTP